The Arvicola amphibius chromosome 5, mArvAmp1.2, whole genome shotgun sequence genome contains the following window.
caccacaggcCACAGGGAGCTCAGCAGGTAGGAGCCCGTGGTGAAGAGTGCATGACATAGCATCAGGGACAGCAGCAGGTAGAGTGTTCCCTCCAGACCCCATAGCATATGCTGTAGAGGTTGCCGCCAACCTGATGTATTCCACCACTGGGACCAGCTCCGGGGCAAGTGGCATGCCCACCAGCGCACCCAGTCCTGACGGGTGACCCAGGCTGACCAGGGCACTGCCCGCTGGGGTCCCTCGCCAGCCCCGATGATATCCGTCTCCACTCGTGGCTGCTGCATCACGGCTGGTGCACCTGTGGACAGGGCCAGGCCAGCTGCAGGAGCAGCCCTGGAGATGCCCAGGACCTCCGGATAGGTAGGGTTGCAGGGGTTAGGAGGATACCAGCATAGGCAGGATTGGGGTTTGAGCTGGGGCCTAGGACTTACCTTTGGGTAGAGCCGCCTAAGTCATGATGCTTCCTGCTGTGCCCAGGCCAGCCTAGCAGCCAGGTCCCAATCTCACCCTCACTCACCCCACCATCCCTCAGAGGAGTCCATTATGACCCGGGCTGGGGCGGGGCCCAGCTGAGAGGAGCTACTACATAGTATGAGGCTTTCTTGAGTCCCTTACTTATGGACCTTCTAGGCTGGCAGGAGTGTTCAGTAAACCTCACAGAAACCATTCTCCTTGCTTATAGGAAGCCTTCCCTGCTCCTGTCCCTCCTTGATGGTTGCCTCAAACTGCAGGGCTGGAGTTGGTTGCTGTATCCACCCTTTACTCTGCCTTCTCTTATTGCCCTAAGTCTCAGCCCCAGTTCTCAAATGTCCATACTATGGAACTAGAGGCCTCTGAGGTTCAAGCTGAACACAATGGAGTATtctgccctccccaccaccaccttaCCCTCATGTAGCTCAGCATGGAGGAGAAGAAACCTGGGAAAGCAGAATGGCTGGTGTATTTTTAGAAGGCATTCAGTTTTCGGAGGGCCCTCAGGCCCAAGGATGGAGGCAGAAAGCCAGGCCCAGCAGGGCTAAGGGTATACCAGAGCCTCCCAAGAACAGACCCAGGCCCAGGAACAGCAGGAGCAGTGCATCCTGGAAGCTGAGTAGTTCTGAGACCAGCCCTGTGTGGAAGAGGGCAGCTGCCTGCTGTCCTGGACCTTCACCAGCACCCTGGCTCTGACCCATTGGAAGAAATCTGTGTTGTGGCAGGATATGACCTGTGGGCctgtggagagagaagagggcaggTCAAGGCAATTGCTCATTGTCCCTGAGCTTGGAATACCCACCTGGCAGACTCCTGTCACTTACCCATGGAGCAGGTCAAAGGCCAGGAAGCTGACCAGCAGCAGGAGCAACAGGGCTAGGCCAGCTGTCGAGAAGATTGTTCGAATTGTCGCTCCTAGTGCCCCCAGCCCTAGGAGACTGTCCAGGAGCCGGGCCCAGCTGAAACCCCAGGGGATACACATGAGTCACTGACCGATTCAACCCCTCTCAAGTATCCAGACTGCTGGGAGGGTTAGGGTGGGGTCTATAAGAGCTTTGGGCATGGGCAAGCGGAGCTGGGGCTTGGAAGTATTAGGAAGAGCTAGTGCTAGGAGATTAAGGAATCAGGAGAAAGGAAGAGCTTGGTTTCTACTCAAGGGAGAGATCAAAGAATAGGGAACGAGGCTCTTGGTGGatgccctccacccccagcttccACTCCACATCTTCACTaaacctcctcacctcctcccacttgGGCTGACCATTCTGGATTTGAACACGGAGTCATTGTGACTTATTGCCAGGTAGGACCTTGAGTTAAGAACAGGACAACAGTTTGTCTCGCCTCATAAGCACTGGTAGCCTAGGTGGGGCTTAGCCAGCAAATCATTGTTTACTGAGGACTACGACTCATCCTTAGTTATTGCCTTGGCTAATGATTTTCTGCCCTGGGGACTTCCCAAGGTTTCTGGATTGTCAGGAAAGCATGCTAGTGGCATGACTCCTCAAACTCCTGCCCAAGGGAGGAGAGGCTGCTTCTTTCTGGAAGGTCCTCAGGCTATGTGTCTGGGATGTCATTCAGTTTTTCTGTATCCAGTTCTCTTCCCTGAACGTGAGGTGAGGCCTGAGCAGTAGAGTGAGGCCCGCAGCTCTGGGGTGAGAATAGACTTTTCCAGGAGGCAAGCTGGGCTGTGGGTGGCAGGAGGATGCCATTGGATGTGAacagactgcactttcatttcccagctgcccagatccaaataatcacacagaagctatattaattacaaaattgtTGGACTGATTGCTCAGGCAtacttctagctagctcttacatcttaaattaaaacatttctattaatctgtgcattgccacaggactgtggcttaccggcgagggtctggcatctttctcctttttcagctacatagcatctgcctgttttcagtttggttttcccacctacctatattttgccctgccatagccCAATGcaggttttttattaaccaatggttttaaaacatattcacagcatacagaggggaatcccacatgaacTGGATGTTTTAAGCACTGTAGTTTTGGGAGATGTTATGGTTTCAGAAATGTAACAGAGAACTGGGCATGGTAGAATATGCCTTAATTTCAGTGCTcaaaaggctgaagcagaaagattgtgagtttaaggcaagcctggACTATATAAATAGGTGCTGCCcagagaaatttaaagaaaaaaaaaagacagaggttGTGAACCTAAGAGGCCTACAACATTGTGACCCCAAGTTATTCAGAACCAGGAGTCTGTTCATGTgttccaggctgctcttgaaaTCTCCATGTAAGGCAGGCTGCTCTCATACTCTCGGCGATTCTCTGCCTCCTCATTGTGAGTGCGAGGATTGCAGACATGCACTGCCATGCCTCGCGTACACTCCTAATGGGAAGTTAAGGCTGCCAcctaacaataaaattaaaggaTGAACATGGAATAAACAGGTTGATCACCATCACCGGTGACATTTATTGAGAATAAACATATTCCCACTGAACCTCTGGGGGCAGTGGTTACAGAGCTAATAATATACGGACGGTCTGGTGCCGGAAGATGAGTGAAGTGACATAAATTTAAGTAGTACTCATACTTTGAAGGAGAACTGACGGGGTTGGGATAGGGGAGACATTGACCTTCTAGCCCCCAGAAAAGGAGAGACTGAGTAAAAATGATAGAAAGGACATTTAGCTGCCTCCAGAAGGTCTTCCCCAAAGACCCAGAGCTGGTGGCCTTGGCATGTCTGGTGTCGATGGACTTGACACTATAGAGCCAGTGTCATTTGCCCTTAACTCACTTGCCAGTTGTCCTTCCACTGGCTTTTGCTTGCCTGGGAACTGTGTTTCAGATATAGATTTGTCTATAGGGACTTAGGAGATAGCACaggatcctgtttttgtttttgttttttttgtctaAGTCTCCATTGCCTTTGTAAATGAGAAAATTAGCATTTAGGTTTTAAATTGCCAGTTCTGGTGCAGCCACAAGATTGCATCCCTGAACTATGGAATTGAGAGTCACGTCCCAAGAGTCCTACCAAGAGGAAGTCGCCACTATGCAAGGGATTGGGGCTGGGGTATGCAACTAATACCCCTTAAGGTTTCCTGTGAGGTGCTCTGTATAATTTGTTGGGGAGTTCTACTTTAAGCTTTCTCAATTTTTTCAttcaataataatttataaagtgATCCCTGTGTGCCAGGTCTTGCGCCTATTGTTGGGTTATGAGGGCAGACTAGAGGCCCTCGTGCAGATGTTCTGCTGAGAGCTTAGAGTTGTCTTCAGAAGGAAAAAAGTAGGAGCTGAGAAAGGAGAAGACAGGGTAGAGGAAAGGGCTAATCTAGCACATAATCTTGTCTGGAGTCCAGCCTCAGCCTGACCTTGAAGACAGCTGAGAACAGTCACTTGTGCTGTAGAGTTGATCCCGTTATACCAGTCAGCCATTGATGATCTGTCTTtcttggaggaaagggaagaaagagagagaagtcgGGGAACTGTAACTTTTAGTATAAAAGCAACTCCTATCTGCTGAGGGCTTTTGTCTGTAGAAATCAAACAGCTATGATTTATGCATGGCAAACAACAATGGGAGTGGGCGCAGTGTTGGTAAAAGGGACCTCGGTGGGGAATCAACAGCTACAGCAGTCGATCTCATAGTAAAAGATTCGGCAAATCTGAATGATTTGTATCATGTTCATTCATGAAAACTATTTCATTTGGGGCTGGAGTagagcttggtggttaagaggtcttcccgctcttccagaggagcatAGTTTagttctagcacccacatcaggtggctcaaaaCTGCATGCAACTCAAGCTCTAAGggatccaacaccatcttctagcccctctctctctctctctctctctctctctctctctctctccctctccctctccctctccctcttcctctctcccccttcttccctccgtccctccatccctccctccccccccccctctctctctcacacacacacacacttaaacctCAGAACTGGTTGGCTCTATGGAGCTAGTCTCTAAGTCCTTGGAATATCCTATTCAATATATGTGTCTGTTTGCACAGAAGTCTTGAACTACATCAAATAGTCTATGCCAACAATATGATTTTCCTTGGGGACTTAGACCAGAAATCAGGATTACCTTGGCCTCTAGAATGTTTGGACTATCATCAACCAACATAGGCAGTCAACTGTATCTGTATCTCCAAAAAATTCTGAACTCCAAAGGTTCCGTGTATTTTTCTTATGAACAGTGCTTGTTGGATGTTGTCTCACATACTGCTGGAAGGATTAGGTACTGGCAACCCGATTCCATTTTCATATAAACAATGGAAGCTCATACACAATCTTCCCTGTACCCTGccatttacatttttctgttgtGGATTTTAATCTGTCCACAACCTTTCTTTGTCATAATCTGTGAGCATTAGTATAACCACTTTGGGGGCTTCTTCCGATAAACCACTGAAAAAGAGAGTGGTCTTGGGGACTCCAAGCACTGGCATCCAAAGTAGGATTCACCAGGACAGTGCTGAGTCACTAAAATAGGATGGGATCACGAGTTGAGAGAAAGGACAAGAGGGAGAGACTTTGATTCCCAGATGGCTACTTAGTCATCCGCAGCTTGGAAATGAAGCAGCCCCATGATCAGTTGTTGGAGGTCAAAGTTATCAGTGGAATTTATTGATGACAGCTAACTCCTGGGGGAGTTGTTTAGGAAACTGTCCAGAAAGTAGAATAATTaaccaaaaccccaaagaaactttttaaaaagttaacaaaagTAGAGGATGAAGAATATTTGAAAGTTATAGAAATTTCAAATagaaaatcataaaatgtttttctgatGCAATGAACTTTATCGATATCATTCAAGGGAATGGAGGTTCTTAGGCGCCCCCTTCTCTTATGGAGGCCTGGGATGGAAATTATGACCGGGGACATATGTTGGGGGTTAAGTTGGGAGTGGAATGCCCCAGCAGCCAAGGGCCTTGCTCTTCCTTTCGCGTTCTTCCTGCGGGCGGTCCAGGCCTCCTTATTCCTTAGAGGCCATGTGGACCATAAGCTCCACCACCCCGTGCCGTTGTAGCTAAATTCATTGTCATTCCAGGAAATGAACTTGACAAAGTTGTTATTCAGAGCAATGTCAGCCTCAGCATCAAAGATGAAAGAGTGGGTGTCACTGCTAAAATCACAGGAAACAGCCTGTTCTTCCTCATATAGCCCCAAATGTCCTGTATGGCCCTCTGGTGCTTGCCtcgccactttttaaaaacaattttcagtttatttctgtctcagggtattttacctgcatatatgtcagTGCACTacgtgtgtgcctgatgcctgaagaaatcagaagaggataccagatcccctggaactggagttactgagggttgtgagccactttgtgggttctgggaatttaatgcaggtcctctgtgagagcagtaagtgctcttaacccctgagccatcgctccagcttCTTCACCATCTTCTTAATGTCTTTGTACTTGGCAGCTTTCTCCGGTGGCAGGTCAGATCTACAACACACACATTGTGGTTAGGAATATTGAAGACCATGCCAGTGAGCCCCTGCCCAGCCCTTATATGACCttgcccacagccttggcagTGCCAGTGGATGCAAGGTTGGTATTCTAGGCAGTCCCACAACCGTCACATCACACTTTCCCAGAAGGgttatccgtgtgtgtgtgtgtgtgtgtgtgtgtgtgtgtgtgcgtgcgtttgATGGTAGTGATATCATGTGCTGTGGTCATGAGTCCTCCAATGATGCCAAAGTTGTCACAGATGACCTTGGCCAGGGGACATAAGCAGTTGTTGGTAcaggaagcattgctgacaatcttgagAGAGTGCCATGCTTCTTTTGGTTCATTCCATCACAAAcatggcagcagcaggagaagaGTTAGAGATGATGACCTTTGCCTCCACTCCTCAAGGGGCCCTAGCCTTCtccctggtggtgaagacacaAGTTGGCTCCACTGGTCCTTGGCACCAGCGTCACCCCATTTGATATTGGCAGGATCCTGATATTGGAAGATGGAAATTGTCTTCCcattgatgacaaatttcttatTCTCAGTCGTGATTATTTCAGGGAACTTGCTGTGGGTGGAATCATACTGGGACATGTAGACCGTGtagttgaggtctttgatggcaACAGTATCCACTGAACCAGAGTTGAAGGTAGCTCAATATGGCTGAACAGGGAGGATCAGAGAGCCTAAATCACAGAACTTTTaacaaactgggtgtggtgagaaatgcattcctgtaattccagtactctttaggcagagtcaggtggatcagATGTCCAGTGTCATCCTCAGGTGCATAGagacctgtggtagtttgaatgtaattgactcccataagctcatagggagtggcactgttaggaggtgtggctttgttggagtaggtgtgggcttgttggaggaagtgtgtcactgtggaggtgggcttcgcggtctcttatgctcaagttatgcccagttcacttcctgttgccttcaggtTGAGATATAGAatttcagctacttctccagcatcatgtttaCCTGCACActgcatgtcccaccatgatgataatagattgaaattctgaaatgtaagccacccaatcaaatgctttcctttataagagttactgtggtcatggtatctcttcacagcaatggaaaccctaactaagacaagaccAGTTTGTAGCCCATATAGTCCTACCAGCTCAAAGTCATGTGAAATTAAAATTACTGGTGCTTCCTGCACAGAGAAAGATGACCTACATACAACCAAAAAAAATGGcatcagaattttatttattcaatatattctttgttttaatgtttcatCTTGAGATCAAGGCTTGTTATCCTATTcatgctgtctttgaactcttgatcccaGCTTGTCCCTTAAATTAAAATCTCCCTTGGACAGCTGCCCCATCCAACCTACTAGGCTGTTCCCCGAAACATATACTTGTCCCTGTGGTACCCAAAGATCCTACATGATGCTCTTGGAGATAGAGACCATGTTATGCAGGTGACTGGGTATAAACTTGCCATTGTATCCCTGGGATGGATCATCATCATTAGAATCTGTGTTGAGGCCTCTTGCCTTGGCAATCCCAAATACCCAGTGGCCAGGGCCAGAGGCAGTAGCCTAGTAAGAGAGGGGTGTGAGAAGATGCAAAGCAGCTCAGGACCAAGAGGGGCATAAAGGAGCTCCAAGGAAGAgtatggaaggagggaggaggggctgagtCTGAGATGTCCTGTTGCTGgtacttctctctcccctcccccctttcacAGCTCTGTGGGAAACCTGGTTGAGAGTGGGGCTTCTGGTGGAAGTCCAGAAACCTCTACCTTTCAGATACTGGCCTGCAACGCAAGGATGCCCTGAGTCTGCTGTCTTGCATATGTGCATTGGCCCTGTGTTCACAAAGTCTGTGATTTAAAGCACAGCCTGTTAGCATCTGTTGTCAACCTGATACTTCAGAGaaaaacctcaactgaggaactgcAGAGATAAGACTGGCCTGTGGAGAGTTGTCCTGATTGTTTGTGTATGAGGGCCTAGGTCACTCACCATCCCCTGGACAGGTAGCCCTGGGCTGTATATGAAAACCAGTTGA
Protein-coding sequences here:
- the Tmem239 gene encoding transmembrane protein 239 is translated as MQQPRVETDIIGAGEGPQRAVPWSAWVTRQDWVRWWACHLPRSWSQWWNTSGWRQPLQHMLWGLEGTLYLLLSLMLCHALFTTGSYLLSSLWPVVAVVWSHLLPAILLLVLSALPALLFAASFLLLFSTLLSLVGLLTSMTHPGYAQDLDQ
- the C5H20orf141 gene encoding uncharacterized protein C20orf141 homolog gives rise to the protein MCIPWGFSWARLLDSLLGLGALGATIRTIFSTAGLALLLLLLVSFLAFDLLHGPTGHILPQHRFLPMGQSQGAGEGPGQQAAALFHTGLVSELLSFQDALLLLFLGLGLFLGGSGIPLALLGLAFCLHPWA